The following proteins come from a genomic window of Cronobacter muytjensii ATCC 51329:
- a CDS encoding YkgJ family cysteine cluster protein has product MDCRPDCGACCTAPSISSPIPGMPDGKPANTPCVQLDERLRCKLFGSPLRPKVCGGLQPSQEMCGTNRHAAMAYLIHLEALTAP; this is encoded by the coding sequence ATGGACTGTCGCCCCGACTGCGGCGCCTGCTGCACCGCACCGTCGATCTCAAGCCCCATTCCCGGTATGCCCGACGGCAAGCCGGCGAATACGCCTTGCGTCCAGCTTGACGAACGCCTGCGCTGTAAACTTTTTGGCTCGCCGCTGCGCCCGAAAGTGTGCGGCGGCCTGCAACCGTCGCAGGAGATGTGCGGCACAAACCGCCACGCGGCGATGGCGTATCTCATCCATCTTGAGGCGCTCACCGCGCCTTAA